DNA from Frateuria edaphi:
AGCTCACCCAGGTGCTCGCGCGACAGTGCTTCGAGAGCGACCCGCACGGATGTGGCGGGCAGGGCCGTTTATTTCCCGGCCGCTTCCTTCGCCACCAGCCATTTGGCCAGCTCGATGGTCTGCGGGTAGCCGCCGGCTTCGCTCACGTCGAAGCGGTACTTGCCGTTGACGATCACGGTCGGCGTGCCGGTGACGCCGTAGGCCTTGATCAGGTCGTCGGCGCGCTTCATCTGCGTGTTGATGCTGAAGGAGTTGGCGACCGCGACGAATTCCTTCGGATCGGCGCCGCACTTGGCATAGACCTTGGCGGCGTCGGCGATGGTCGGCAGCGCATCATGCGGCTTGAGGCCGTTGCCCGCCTGGTTCATGGCGGACAGCTCGCCGCTCTTCCACACCGCGTCGTACATCGCGTCGTTGCACTTCTCGGCCACGCCCAGCGCCTTGGCGGTGAAGTAGGCGCGCTGCAGCATCGGCCAGTTCTCCTGCGGGATGAACGAGGCCGGCAGGTAGGCCATCACGGCGTTGGACGGCAGGCTCGCGGCGAGCTGGCCGACCACCGGATGGAACTGGTTGCAGGCCGGGCAGCCGTAGGAGAACACCTCGGTCACCTCGATCTTGTCGGTGGAGGTGGCCTTGGACTGGGCCGGCTCGATGCGGAAATAGTTCTTGCCCTCGACCCACTTGCCGTCGTCGACGAACGGCTCGGCCGGCGGCGCAGTCGGCGCGCTGGCCGGGGTCGTGGCGGTAGTGGCCGCGCTGGCCGGTGCGCTGGCGGCGGAGCCCGGGGTGGCGCTCGTGCCGCTCGCGGCCGGCGCGGTGTTGGCGGCCGGGGCAGTCGCCGCGGTGGTGCTTGGGCTCGGTGTCGCGGGCGCGTTGCCGGTATCGCTGTCATGGCTGCACGCGGCGAGGGCGAGCAGGGCGGCACACAGGATCGGCAGGCGCTTGAGCATGGAAACCTCGGGGCTTGGGGCGGGGGATGCGCGTGGGCATCCCAAGGGCTGGAAACGGACACGCCGGCATGGGGCCGGCGTGTGGTTCGATCAGGGCGTGGCCGGCTTGTTCGGGCCCGCCGCGTCGTTCACGTGCAGGCCTTCGACATAGCTGGACAACGCCGCGATGTCCTTGTCGTCGAGCTTCTTGGCGATCGCCGGCATGATCTTGGCCTGCGCATCGTCGCCCCAGGTGGTGCCGTCGCGCCAGGACTTGAGGGTCTTCTCGATGTACTGCGCGTGCTGGCTGGTCAGCTGCGGATAGGCCGCACCGGGGTTGCCGCGGCCATCGATGCTGTGGCAGGCCATGCAGGCGGGGATGCCGCGTTCGAGGTCACCCTGGCGGAACAGTGTTTCGCCCTGCTGGACCAGCGCGGCATCGGCCACGCCAGGCAGCGACTGCTTGGTCGAGAAATAGGCGCCCAGGTCATGCATGTCCTGCTCGGACAGCGGCGCGGCCATGCCCATCATGATCGGGTTCTGGCGCTGGCCCGCCTTGAAGTGGGTCAGCTGGCGGACGATGTACGCCTCATGCTGGCCGGCCAGCTTCGGGTACTGCGCGTCGCTGGAGTTGCCATCCATGCCGTGGCAGGCGCCGCAGGCGGCGGCCTTGCCTTGGCCGGCGGTCGCGTCACCGGGCTTGGCCACGGCGGCGACTTCGGCCGGCGCGGCCGTCTGCGCGGCGGAAGCGGCGGCGGTCGGCGTGGCGGCGGCCTGCTGACCGTTGGCCGTCGGCGACGGCGCGGTGCTGGTGGCGGCCGGCGCGCTAGTCGCGGGCTTGGCGTCCTGCGCGACGACCGCGCTGGCGGACAGCGCGAACACCAGGGCGATCATGCCGCCGAGGGCAGTGGGCCGGAAACCGGCGGACCGAAAACTCATACACTTGTCTCCCGAAAGACGGCTTGATCCGCCGCGGACCGCTGCCAACATGGCTTGCGGCAGGCAGAAACCGCCGAATTATCCCCGCCCCACAGCATCCGGGTCAAACCGTTCCCATGCCCAATCCGCTCAACGGCGCGCAGTTCGTGCTGGCCGCCCACCGCATCAGCCAGTTGCCCGCCGACCAAGGCGCCGAAGTGGCGTTCGCCGGGCGTTCCAACGCCGGCAAGTCCAGCGCACTCAATGCGCTGACCGGGCACAAGGGGCTGGCGCGCACCTCCAAGACGCCCGGGCGCACGCAGCAGATGGTCGCCTTCTCGCTGCCGCCGCTCGCGCAGGGCGAGGGCGAGGCGCCGCTGGAGGCGCGCCTGATCGACCTCCCCGGCTACGGCTACGCCAAGGTGCCGGAGGAACTGCGCGAGCACTGGAAGCTGGAGATCGACGCCTACCTGCATCGCCGGCGCAGCCTTCGCGGCGTCGTGCTGATCGCCGACATCCGCCATCCGCTGAAGGAATTCGACCGGATGATGCTCGACTTCTGCTTCGAGACGAACCTGCCCTGCCACCTGCTGCTGACCAAGGCGGACAAGCTCTCGCGCAACCAGGCGATGCAGTCGCTGGCGGCGGTGCGCAAGGGATTCGCCGATGGGGTACAGGCCAGCGCGCAGGTGTTTTCCTCCGCCGACGGCACCGGTGTGGAGCCGGCGCGCGAGGCGGTGCTGGCGCTGCTGCGCACGCCGCGCGGCTAGTCCTGAGGACAAGCGTCCTCCCGCAGAGCGCTCAGCGACCCAGCGACGCCATGAACACCTCGCACAGCGCCGCCATGCCTTCGCGATCGTCTTCATCGAAACGGCCCACGTGCGGACTGTCCACGTCCCACACGCCCAGCAGCGAGCCATCGGGCTTGACCAGCGGCACCACGATCTCCGACTGCGAGGCCGCGTCGCAGGCGATGTGCCCCTCGAACGCGTTGACGTCGTGCACGAGCTGGATCTGGCGCGTGCGCGCGGCGGCGCCACAGACGCCGCGACCCAGCGCGATGCGCACGCAGGCGGGCTTGCCCTGGAACGGGCCGACCACCAGCTCGGTACCGTCGAACAGGTAGAAACCGGCCCAGTTGAGATCGGGCAGGCTGTTGAACACCAGCGCGCTGAAGTTGGCCGCGTTGGCGATCAGGTCGCGCTCGTCGGCGAGCAGGCCGCGCGCCTGGCTGGCGAGGTCCGCGTAGTGTTCGCGCTTGCTGGCGTAGGTGGTTTCGGCGAGGTGGAACATCGGCGCGTACCCGGCGGCAAAGCCCGTATTATGCGCCGACACCCAGGTGAGGAGACCCTCGAAGAGCCCGATCGGGCAGCGCGAGGGCATTCGAGGTGTGGATGGCGCGTTCGCCTTCACGCTCACCCTGCGGGCGATCGGCGGCGAGTGGTGTACGCGTTGATGTTCCTGATCGGACCGCTCACCACGCGCTTCCGTCGTCGCCATGGGCTCCCCCTAGACGCCAGGCGCTTGCCCGCGCCCGGCACGGCGGGGAACATGCCCGGTTCGCACGGCTCAATCAGGGACTGTAATGCAGAACGAACCGAAGGGGGGCCTCGCGCTGTTCGTCGCCGGCACCGACACCGGCATCGGCAAGACCCACGCCGCCGCTACGCTGATCCATGCGTTGCGCGCGCGCAGGCTCGCCACGTGCGGCATGAAACCGGTCGCCAGCGGATGCCTGGAGACGCTGGATGGGCGACGCAACGAGGATGCGCTGGTGCTGCAGGCGGCCGGCAGCGAGCCGCTCGCCTATGAATCGATCAATCCGATCGCGCTGCGCGAACCGCTTTCGCCGCACCTGGCCGCGCGGCTCGAACAAGTGACGGTGGCTATGGCGCCGCTGCGCGCCGCGTTCGACCGGCTGCGCGCCACGCACGAAGCGGTGGTGGTCGAGGGCGTGGGCGGCTGGATGGTGCCGCTCGCCCCCGGCCTGCTTGCCTCCGCGATCCCGCGGGACTGGGACCTCCCGGTAGTGCTGGTGGTCGGGTTGCGGCTGGGCTGTCTCAACCACGCGTTGCTGAGCGCACGGGCGATCCAGGCCGATGGCTGCCGCCTGGCCGGCTGGATCGGCAACTGCATCGATCCGGCGATGGCGGCGGTGGCGGACAACCTGGAAACCCTGCGCGAGATGTTGCCCGCGCCCTGCCTGGGCGTGCTGCCGCATGGCCTCGATCCGGTCCAGGCCGCCGAACGGCTGGACCTGGCGCCGTTGCTCGACCCGCGCGCCATGGATTAGCCAGCATTCGTGTAAGAGCGCACCTGTGCGCGACCGCCTGTCCGGCTGTCCGCACGGCGGTCGTGCACGGGTTCGCTCCGACCAAGGGTGCCGTTTCGCGTGGCAACCGCTTCACGCCCCGCATGCTTCGATTCATCCCAGCCCACACGCAGGAGCGCGCATGAGCAACCGCAATCACTTCTATCTCTCCGTCGACGACATCCGCCGCGCGCGCGGCGCCGATCCGGCGCTGTCGTGGCAGGGCTCCAGTCCGGACGACCTTGCCGCCGCATTGCAGGAATCGCTGCGCGGCGCCGGGCTGTTCGAGCGCTGGCGCGCCACGCAGCCGGATCCGGACGAGGTCGACACGAGCCTGGCCGCGACCGATCCGCAGGCCACCGCCAGCGCCAAGGTCGCCGACCTGCATGTGGACATCGATCTGGTCACCGACCTGCCGATGCGCGTGGTGCGCGCGCGGCTCGGCTGGCTGATCGGTTCGAGCTGGCAGCTGCGCGACATGCGCGCCGCCTGAGGCCGCAGGCGAGGCCCGAGGCACTTCCGGCCCTTGGAAGTCGTGCCCCAGTGTGGTTAGAGTCGAACGCTTGACCCGCCCGTTCCGCGTCGCGGACACCACCCCTGGGGAATACCGATGCCTCGTCTTCGCCTGCTCGTGATCGCTACCTCGATCGCCATGGCCGCCTGCTCGCAATCGTCCAACGACAACCCGTCCACGCCCGCGCCCACCGCGAGCGCGCCGGCGGCCAGCGCGAGCACGGCGCAGGCCAATCCGTTCTTCGCCGCCAGCACGCTGCCGTTCCAGGCGCCGCCGTTCGACAAGATCCACGAGGGTGACTATCAGCCTGCGATCGAAGAGGGCATGCGCCAGCACCTGGCCGAGATCGAGAAGATCGCCAACAACCCCGAGCCGGCGACCTTCGACAACACGTTCGTCGCGATGGAGAAGTCCGGCGCGCTGCTCGACCGCGCGATGCTGGCCTTCGACACGGTCACCGGCGCCAATACCTCCGACGCGTTGCAGAAGGTGCAGGAAACGGAGGCCCCCAAGCTCGCCGCGCACCGCGACGCGATCTACCTCAACGACAAGCTGTTCCAGCGCGTGGAGACGATCTACAACCAGCGCGACACACTGAAGCTGGATCCGGAGTCGCTGCGCCTGGTCGAGGTCACCTACAAGGACTTCGTGCACAACGGCGCCAAACTCTCGGCCGATGACAAGGCCAGGCTGAAGGAGCTCAACAAGGAAGAGTCCACCCTCAGCACGCAGTTCACCAACAAGTTGCTGGCCGCCACCAAGGCCGGCGCGCTCACCGTCGATGACGCCGCCAAGCTGAAGGGCCTGTCCGAGGGCGACCTCGCCGCCGCCGCGCAGGCGGCCAAGGACCGCAAGCTGGACGGCAAGTGGACGCTGTCGTTGCAGAACACCACCCAACAGCCGGCGCTGAAGGACCTGGACGACCGCGCCACCCGCGAAGCGCTGTTCAAGGCCTCGTGGGACCGTGCCGAGCACGGCGGCGACAACGACACCCGCGCCACCATCGAGCGTATCGCGCAGATCCGCGCCGAGCAGGCCAAGCTGCTGGGCTATCCTACCTTTGCCGCGTGGAAGCTCGAAGACCAGATGGCCAAGACGCCCGAGCGCGCCATCGACTTCATGCAGAACCTGGTGCCGGCGGCCACCGCCCGCGCCGGCAAGGAAGCGGCCGACATCCAGCAGGTGATCGACCAGCAGCACGGCGGCTTCAAGCTCGCCGCGTGGGACTGGCAGCACTACGCCGAGCAGGTGCGCAAGGCCAAGTACGACCTGGACGAGAACCAGATCAAGCCGTACTTCGAATTGGACAACGTGCTGCAGAACGGCGTGTTCTACGCCGCCAACCAGCTCTACGGCCTGACCTTCAAGGAGCGCCACGACATCCCGGTGTGGCAGCCAGACGTGCGCGTGTTCGAGGTGTTCGACAAGGACGGCACCTCGATGGCGCTGTTCTATTGCGACTACTTCAAGCGCGACAACAAGGGCGGCGGCGCCTGGATGAGCAACCTGGTCGAGCAGTCGACGCTGCTGGGCACCAAGCCGGTGGTCTACAACGTCGCCAACTTCACCAAGCCGGCGCCGGGGCAGCCCGCGTTGCTGTCGTTCGACGACGTGATCACCATGTTCCACGAGTTCGGCCACGCGCTGCACGGCATGTTCGCCGATACCAAGTACCCGTCGCTGTCCGGCGCCAACACCGCGCGCGACTTCGTCGAGTTCCCCTCGCAGTTCAACGAGCACTGGGCGACCAACCCGAAGGTGTTCGCGCACTACGCGATCAACTACAAGACCCACGAGCCGATGCCGCAGGCCCTGGTCGACAAGATCAAGCAGGCGCGCCACTTCAACAGCGGCTATGACATGACCGAGCTGGTCGCCGCGGCGTTGCTGGACATGGGCTGGCACACCCTGCCGGCCGATGCACCGAAGAAGGACGCCGACAAGTTCGAGATGGACGTGCTGACCAAGGACAAGATCAACCTGTCCTACGTGCCGCCGCGCTACCGCTCCAGCTACTTCCAGCACATCTGGGGCAATGGCTACGCCGCCGGTTACTACGCTTACCTGTGGACGCAGATGCTCGCCGACGACGGCTTCGAGTGGTTCAAGGAAAACGGCGGCATGACCCGCGCCAACGGCGATCGCTTCCGCAAGATGGTGCTCTCGCGCGGCAACACCGAAGACCTCGCCCAGATGTACAAGGCATGGCGCGGCAAGGAGCCCAGCGTGGAACCGATGCTGATCGACCGCGGGTTGAAGGATGCGCCCGAGGGCAACGAGAAGTAAGAAAAAGGGCCGGCGCAAGCCGGCCCTTCCGTTTCCGGCTCCCTGTTCCTACCGGAGAGAGGGAGTTGAGCTCGTCTCAGTAAGCGAACTCGCGGAACACCGGGTCCACGCTGCCGCCCCACGGTCCGTGGAACAGCTCGAGCTTTCGCTCGGCCGGCGTCTGGTTCGCCTCGACGATCTCGATCATCGGTTCGAGGAAGATGCTCTCGTCGGCGCCGTTGCGGTTCTTCCGCGCGCGGCGCTTGAGCCCGTGCGTGGCGATCTTCAGCGTTTCGGCGGCGAGGTCCCGCACGCTGCCGCCGCGGAACGGCAGCTTCAGTGCCTGCCTCGGCACGCCGTCGCGCAGGGCGTGGCGTTCTTCCATGGTGAAGTCCTTCACCAGCTCCCAGGCCGCGTCCAGCGCCTCGTCGTCGTAGAGCAGGCCAACCCATAGCGCGGGCAGCGCGCACAGGCGGTTCCATGGACCACCGTCGGCACCGCGCATTTCCAGGTACTGCTTCAGGCGCACTTCGGGGAAGGCGGTAGTGAGGTGGTCGGCCCAATCCTTCATCGTCGCGCGCGTGCCCGGAACCGCGTCCAGGCGACCATCGAGAAAGCGGCGGAAGTCCTGTCCGGCCAGGTCGATGTAGCGCCCGTCCTGATAGCTGAAGTACATCGGCACGCCGAGGATGTAGTCGACGTAGCGCTCGTAGCCGAAGCCGTCCTCGAACACGAAGTCGAGCATGCCGGTGCGGTTCGGATCGGTGTCGGTCCACACCTGCGAGCGGTAGGAGAGGAAGCCGTTGGGCTTGCCCTCGGTGAACGGCGAATCGGCGAACAGCGCGGTGGCGATCGGCTGCAACGCCAGGCTCGCGCGGAACTTCTTGACCATGTCCGCTTCGCTGGAAAAATCCAGGTTGACCTGCACCGTGCAGGTGCGCGTCATCATGTCCAGACCGAGGCTGCCGACCTTGGGCATG
Protein-coding regions in this window:
- a CDS encoding thiol:disulfide interchange protein DsbA/DsbL → MLKRLPILCAALLALAACSHDSDTGNAPATPSPSTTAATAPAANTAPAASGTSATPGSAASAPASAATTATTPASAPTAPPAEPFVDDGKWVEGKNYFRIEPAQSKATSTDKIEVTEVFSYGCPACNQFHPVVGQLAASLPSNAVMAYLPASFIPQENWPMLQRAYFTAKALGVAEKCNDAMYDAVWKSGELSAMNQAGNGLKPHDALPTIADAAKVYAKCGADPKEFVAVANSFSINTQMKRADDLIKAYGVTGTPTVIVNGKYRFDVSEAGGYPQTIELAKWLVAKEAAGK
- a CDS encoding c-type cytochrome, with amino-acid sequence MSFRSAGFRPTALGGMIALVFALSASAVVAQDAKPATSAPAATSTAPSPTANGQQAAATPTAAASAAQTAAPAEVAAVAKPGDATAGQGKAAACGACHGMDGNSSDAQYPKLAGQHEAYIVRQLTHFKAGQRQNPIMMGMAAPLSEQDMHDLGAYFSTKQSLPGVADAALVQQGETLFRQGDLERGIPACMACHSIDGRGNPGAAYPQLTSQHAQYIEKTLKSWRDGTTWGDDAQAKIMPAIAKKLDDKDIAALSSYVEGLHVNDAAGPNKPATP
- the yihA gene encoding ribosome biogenesis GTP-binding protein YihA/YsxC, whose amino-acid sequence is MPNPLNGAQFVLAAHRISQLPADQGAEVAFAGRSNAGKSSALNALTGHKGLARTSKTPGRTQQMVAFSLPPLAQGEGEAPLEARLIDLPGYGYAKVPEELREHWKLEIDAYLHRRRSLRGVVLIADIRHPLKEFDRMMLDFCFETNLPCHLLLTKADKLSRNQAMQSLAAVRKGFADGVQASAQVFSSADGTGVEPAREAVLALLRTPRG
- a CDS encoding GAF domain-containing protein, whose amino-acid sequence is MFHLAETTYASKREHYADLASQARGLLADERDLIANAANFSALVFNSLPDLNWAGFYLFDGTELVVGPFQGKPACVRIALGRGVCGAAARTRQIQLVHDVNAFEGHIACDAASQSEIVVPLVKPDGSLLGVWDVDSPHVGRFDEDDREGMAALCEVFMASLGR
- the bioD gene encoding dethiobiotin synthase translates to MQNEPKGGLALFVAGTDTGIGKTHAAATLIHALRARRLATCGMKPVASGCLETLDGRRNEDALVLQAAGSEPLAYESINPIALREPLSPHLAARLEQVTVAMAPLRAAFDRLRATHEAVVVEGVGGWMVPLAPGLLASAIPRDWDLPVVLVVGLRLGCLNHALLSARAIQADGCRLAGWIGNCIDPAMAAVADNLETLREMLPAPCLGVLPHGLDPVQAAERLDLAPLLDPRAMD
- the dcp gene encoding peptidyl-dipeptidase Dcp; translation: MPRLRLLVIATSIAMAACSQSSNDNPSTPAPTASAPAASASTAQANPFFAASTLPFQAPPFDKIHEGDYQPAIEEGMRQHLAEIEKIANNPEPATFDNTFVAMEKSGALLDRAMLAFDTVTGANTSDALQKVQETEAPKLAAHRDAIYLNDKLFQRVETIYNQRDTLKLDPESLRLVEVTYKDFVHNGAKLSADDKARLKELNKEESTLSTQFTNKLLAATKAGALTVDDAAKLKGLSEGDLAAAAQAAKDRKLDGKWTLSLQNTTQQPALKDLDDRATREALFKASWDRAEHGGDNDTRATIERIAQIRAEQAKLLGYPTFAAWKLEDQMAKTPERAIDFMQNLVPAATARAGKEAADIQQVIDQQHGGFKLAAWDWQHYAEQVRKAKYDLDENQIKPYFELDNVLQNGVFYAANQLYGLTFKERHDIPVWQPDVRVFEVFDKDGTSMALFYCDYFKRDNKGGGAWMSNLVEQSTLLGTKPVVYNVANFTKPAPGQPALLSFDDVITMFHEFGHALHGMFADTKYPSLSGANTARDFVEFPSQFNEHWATNPKVFAHYAINYKTHEPMPQALVDKIKQARHFNSGYDMTELVAAALLDMGWHTLPADAPKKDADKFEMDVLTKDKINLSYVPPRYRSSYFQHIWGNGYAAGYYAYLWTQMLADDGFEWFKENGGMTRANGDRFRKMVLSRGNTEDLAQMYKAWRGKEPSVEPMLIDRGLKDAPEGNEK
- a CDS encoding glutamate--cysteine ligase, with amino-acid sequence MSIPSAVKSTPIESRQQLADYLAAGEKPREDWRIGTEHEKFGFRTDDLMPPTFEGERGIRALLEGLASRYGWDIAREGETPVALTRGKANITLEPAGQLELSGAPVENIHQTCCEVNAHLEEVRSVADGLGLGFLGMGFQPKWRRDQMPWMPKGRYKIMREYMPKVGSLGLDMMTRTCTVQVNLDFSSEADMVKKFRASLALQPIATALFADSPFTEGKPNGFLSYRSQVWTDTDPNRTGMLDFVFEDGFGYERYVDYILGVPMYFSYQDGRYIDLAGQDFRRFLDGRLDAVPGTRATMKDWADHLTTAFPEVRLKQYLEMRGADGGPWNRLCALPALWVGLLYDDEALDAAWELVKDFTMEERHALRDGVPRQALKLPFRGGSVRDLAAETLKIATHGLKRRARKNRNGADESIFLEPMIEIVEANQTPAERKLELFHGPWGGSVDPVFREFAY